GTAACGCTTGGTCCTGTCGTCATGATTGGCGATTCAGAAGCTTACGAGCCGCGCTGTCGCTGCTGCTTCATTCCTCCTCACAAAGTTGAATGCTGAGCTGAATCAGCTTTTCCATGATTAATCTATAGGTTCTGATCGGCGGTATCTACTGCTACAGGTTTCCTGAGATTTCAAAAAAAGCCCCCGAGGGCTTTTTTTATTATAACTCCTTTTTACCAGCATACCCTTAATATACCTCTGCTTAACTCGGTCATTTGCTCTTTCTTTGCACACAAAAAAGCACCGCCTCACAGCGATGCTTCCCATTCGTCATCTCCCGCTAGTCCCGGGAAACAAAATATTTGTTGGTCATGTAGTAAGCGTCGCCACGCGACGTTTCTACCATTCCTTTTTTTGCATCCAAAAATACAATCTCTTTGCACTTGGTGCAGTACCATTTGGTGCGCTTATATGGAGACTCCGTAACATATGCCGTGCCACATTTACAATCAATCTTCATTAATAACTCGGTTGATTTATATGCGCTGGACAAACGTTCCATGTTATCCTGCTGCTGTGTAGGCATAATTGTCTGCTGATAATCCGATAAATGATTCTGAACTTTAAAATCTGCTACCAATCCTGCATTCAATCCAAAAAACTCCTTGCCGATTTCGGTCACGAAGCGCTTCTCATTTCTGTAGCAATCCAGCCACTCAATAATCTGCTTATTTGACAGTGGAACCGTACCCTTGATACCGCTGTTTAAGGTGTAGGTCATGATGTATAAAGTATCGTCTTGTCTACCTGAGTACATTAGAATCCTCCTTCGAATACATTTGCTAATGTACTACAAAAACGCTCATAAATCAAAGCAATGTTATTTCCTGAGCGTATCTCTTCCTTATTAAATGGGTAACATTCCTCGATGTTCCGCCACTGATTTACAAGAACTGCATACACCTGCAACATTTCCCTGGGAAGTCGCATAATACACGATGGACTTCACTTTTTTACTACAGATGGAACAATATTGCCTCCTTTCCTTCCTGGGAGTGTAATCGGATAGGTTTACTACGTTTGAGTTTGATTTGAACCTGCGCACAAAGTTCAGCCATTTCATCTCTTTCTCTCTCTTCCTTGTTTGCCTTCTAAGGGGTGAATTGCTTATGCTTGGGCAAAAATTGATCCTGCATTGGTTATGTATACGATTCCAAGTTGTGCATGCCTATCTCATAATCTATTCGACGTTTTGAGCCTTTTTCCTGTTTTTGATCTCTACGCATACAAAAAAAACCGACAGAACCTGCCCCATCCTCTTGTATGAGAAAGAAACTTCCGTCGGTTAACTTGCCTTATTTATAAAACGTTCCAAGAACCTCAAGCGCGGATGAGCGCTCAATTCGAAACGGATAGATATATCCCTGATTCAGCTTCACAAACTTGCGACTCCACAGATCAAGTCCAGTTGTAAATTGGTACGCCTGATATATAAATTTGGAACAATAGTTTCGTTCAATGCTGCGCAGATTCGTCTGCAATCGATAGAATTTTACCTGCTTGTAATGATCCTGTACCCACTGCGCTGCCTTCACACCAGCCTGATTCAGACGGGAACGAAATACAATGAAACGATCCCCTTCATAAAAGCGAGTGATGTACCAATCCAAGGAATCGGCAAACACGGGCCCATAAGGGTGTACGTGATACACTTTACCGTCGAGTCCAATAATCCCCATGTGCCCGGCGTAATAAGTCGATTCCGAACTTGGCGTATATAAAATATCTCCTGGCTCCAGCTTCATTTGGCCCAAAGCGGTAATAGGCAAATCCTGATGCAGCCTTCTGGACGCTGAACGTGCGCGCCGGCCTTCCACCAGTAGTCGATGCATTTTTCCAGCAACAGCGAGATAGACTTCCGACCATTTGATGCGTTTTTTCTCACGGCCTTTGAACCACCGATGAATGAATGTGGATATACGTTGAAATTTTTTTTCCATATTGTGCACTCCACTCTAATCTGTTTGACGTTTCTTGCTGTTATTCCTAACTTCTAAGGCTCATTATAGACAGTTGATGATGTATGTTCAATTCCGGTGCCTGTTCTATGTTGTGCAGTTCGTGGAGGTTCATACCGAAAATGGAAACAAAAAAAAGCAGTTCTGGCATTAGCCAGAACTACTTCGTTTGATTCTATTCTTCCACAACACCAAGTTCTTTATTTTTTTCCTTGAACCGGCTGTTATGGGAAGACACATAGGCAACTTTCTCCGCCTCAGGGTCCATATACAGTTTTGCACTGTTCACCGCGAGGGCTGCATCCGTAAATGTACCAGCAATCAGATACAGTTTACTTCCATAATCTACAAAGTCTCCTGCAGCGAAGACACCTGGAATATTCGTTTGCAGCTTCTCTGTTGTTTTGACATGCCATTCACCAAGATCAAGTCCCCAATCCCGGAGCGGGCCAAAGTCACTCTTCATGCCGTGGTTGACGATAATCGCATCCACATCAAGGACTTCACTCTCACCAGTTTCAACATGGGATATCGTCACTTGTTCGATGATCTCCCCACTTTGACTATGTAGGGTATCAACGGCGTATGGTGTACGAATATCCACTGAGGATTCTCTCATCCTAAGTACATTTCGCTCCAATCCACCAAAGCGGTCACGACGATGCACAACCGTCACTTGCTCTGCCAGTGCTTCAAGCTCATTGGCCCAATCCACCGCGGAGTCACCTCCACCAGAGATCAGTACCCGTTTACCACGGAAAGGCTCCAGCTCCTGTACTGTATAGTGAAGATTGGTAACCTCATAACGGTCAGCTCCTTCAAGCTCCAGCTTGGCCATTTTATATATACCATACCCGATCGCCAATATGACGGTACGTGTCCAGTGTTGTTCTCCTGTATTCGATGTCAGCAGAATCGTGCCATCAGGCTGACGCTCAAATCCTTCAATTTGCTGTTCAAACACAATCGTTGGCTCAAATGTTCTAGCCTGTTCTTCCAGCTGTTTAATCAAATTTTCACACAGAATCGGGGTGACGCCGCCAACGTCCCAGATCATTTTTTCTGGATAAAAGAGCATGCGACCACCCAATTTATCCCGCGCCTCAATCAACTTGGTCTTCATATCACGCATCCCACTGTAAAATGCAGAATACATGCCGGCAGGTCCACCGCCGATAATTGTTACATCATATAATTCCAAATGCTGATCCATGTAGTTACCTCCATCAGTTCGATCCAAAGCGCTCGACTATTTGATATCGATTCTCATTATCACTCTTTTCCTAGTCTAATGGGAAACTTATCAAATTACAATGGCTAAAATTCAAACATTTCTTATACAAAACTACCATCGGTTATTTATTTGTTGATTACTTAACTTTGGGAGCTGCCAGTAGATGCTCGACAACGAAATCGATTTGCTTGTTGATGGAATAGATATCCGAGTAATAGAAGAAATCAAAATCAATCTCGATTAAACGGCCTTCTTTGATAGCGGGTATGCTATTCCAAATTGGATTATCGTTAAGGTTATCTGCCCCTTCATATACCGAACGAAACACGTAGTCTCCCATATACTCAGGAAGAACTTCCATGGACAAGGTCGAACCTGCCGCGTCGGAAACGACGTCAATTTTTTTCTGGACCGCTTCAGGTGCTTTCATTTCCAAGTACTCATATATAGCCTGAGATCCTCGGCCGTATTGCTTACTTTCTACAATGACCATCTCTTTCAGCCCACCCTCGACGATGGAGGCCGTTTTGTCCAGTATGCCTGCATCAGCAAGTTTTTTCTTGCTCTCTTCAACTTTACTGTTAAGATTGTCGATTAAAACGTCTGCTTCCTGTTCTTTTCCGAAAATGCTAGCGATACTATGAAGTCTTTCTTCCGTTGTCAATTTCTCATATGGGACATACACAGTTGGTGCAATATCTTTTAATAGCGTGTAAGTCTCTTCTGAAGGAACAATGATCAAATCCGGGTCCAGATCAATGACAGCCTCAGGGTTTGGTTCGAACCAGGTGCCTAGTGAATTTACCCCTTCAAGCTCATTCTTATATGCAGCCCCATCAAATACGTCAGACGTCGCAATAGGCTTAATTCCAAGCGCTACAACATCTCCTTGAAGATAAAGTACAACCACCCGTTTAGGATTTGCCGGGACAACAACATCACCTTTAACCGTGGAGACCGTGCGTGTTCCATTTTCGTTGTTCGTTTGACTACCTGAATCTGATGATGAAGATGCGGCTGTGCTCGTAGATGAGTTCGTATTCGTGCCTTCCCCCGTAACTGTTGTTGTTGTAGAGCCAGCGGAGCATGCCGATAAAAGCATTGTGATGCTTAAAAGTGCAACCAAAATCATGCTGGAGCTTGTTTTTCTTCTTTTCATTGATGTAGACCCTCCGTCTATATATTGATAATGATTCTCATAATCAATATATCCTCGCTTCCATCTCCAGCCAATGGACGATTCGGAGAATTGTAATGGACGATCCTCTGCAAGGGTCTGGTCTCTTATTTTCCGCTGATAGAGTGTGGGGGACAGGCCCACATGTTTTTTGAAAATACGGCTGAAATAATACACATCCGTGTAACCCACTTCTGCCGCGATTTCGCGCAGGGTTGCATCGGATCGCACAAGCAGATTCCGGGCCTTGGTCAGTCTCGTTTGAATGAGATAATCAATCGGACTGTGTCCTGTCTTCCTTTTAAATTGCATAGATAAATGACGGGAGCTGTAGTTGAATTGTTCAGCCAGAAAATCCAGAGTCACCTGTTCCCTATAATGCTCCTGGATGTAGCGAAGTGTTTGCTCAATAGGGTCTGGAAGCACTGTTCTGACTTCCTGCTCTGCCAATTGAAACAACAGCTCATAAATAAATTGGTAGAACAAACTTTTTACTTGTAGCAAGTCCAGTCTGCTCGCCTGATCCCACGCTTTCTCCAGTTCTCCAAAATAGCGCAATATAGCAAGAGGATTGCTCGGCGTAAATCCATATTGCAAAGAGAACGGAGCAATCTGAGGAGGTTGTGACAACCGCCATGTTTTACGATGAGTTGGGAACGCAAGGAATGCCCGGTAGAACAACAAGTAATATTCAAACTTTTCGCTCACCCGAATATCCAGTGATGATCCTTTACCACCATGCAGAATACAGAATCGCTGTGCTTCGTGTGTTTTCCCATCCAATTTAAGTTGAGCTGCACCCCGAATGCTGTATATAAAAGCGTTTGCCGGAAGCAAATAGGACTCCTGTATCTCCCCTACCTCCATGGCGATCCGGCGTATATCCAGAATTTTAACAGCCGCGTGATTCCAGCTTTGCATCTGTTCGTTTAATTGCATCGATTACTCTCCAATCCCAGTCTCACCAGGAACAAGACCTTGTGCAGGTCATTATTCTGCAAACCATCCTCTAACCGAAGCTTTATAGTGGTTCACTATTATTCCTTCATTATAGATGATAATAATTTTCATTATCAACTGAATTTTGACCAGGATTCAATTTCATCAACCAATGATTCGAAAGATTTACTTTTGATCCGCTGTCTTCGTGAACCAAGCTGCCAATTCCTCGGTCTGATCCAACGTTGCAATAGGGTCAAAGTACCATGAACGATCCGGACTCCAGATAAACACACGATCATTCTTGACGGCATCAAGCGAACTCCATACTGGCTTGGATTTCAATTCCTCTACAGTCAGGTTGTCTGCCGTAAGAATAATGTAATCACCGGAAAATTCGGGTATGGATTCGGACGAGACTTCAACAAGCTGATCTTTCATTAATATCTCTTTTTTGTCTGCCGGAGGATTCAATCCGAGAGCACTGTACACAGCTTGACCTCCACGCCCAAAATTATCACCAAAGGCTAACGGTCCTTTATCGTAAAATTGCATAACGGATACTTCTGCATCTGCGTCGATTGCTTCACTTACACGCTTCTTGGCATCCGCAATTCGTCCGTCGTAGTCGTCCAACCATGACTCAGCCTCTTTTTCTTTGTTCAACGCTTTACCGAAATAAGCGATCTCTTCATGGGTATTTTTCAACTCTCCATAAGGAACAACAAGCGTAGGCGCAATTTTGCTAAAAGAATCAAACAAATCAGGATCACCTGTGACAATCAGATCTGGTTGAAGTTCCAACACCTTTTCAAGAGAAATAGTTTCGTATTCACCAATATTCTCTACTCCCTCAAGTGATTTGATAAAATAGGGGTTCTTCAAGTTCATTTCCGGTGTACCGACTGGCTTGATTCCCAAAGCAATCAGGCTTCCTAAATATAAATCCACCACAATTCGCTTGGGTTCAGACGGGACCGTGATATCTCCCTTAACCGTCGAGATGATCCGAGGCTCGGAATTGTTCGATTGGCTATCAGCCGTTACTGTGCTGGTAACACTCGAAGTCCCTTTGCTTCCGGCTGTTTCTCCCCCAGAATTACTAGTTGCCCCTGGCGAGCAGGCACTCAGCAGTAAAGTAAGACTTAATAAAATACTAAGCAGCATTCCCGTTCTTGTCTGTCTATTCATGTACAATGACCCTCCGTGTTTATATTGATAATGATTATCATCATCGTTATAAACATACCTTCCAGCTCTTCCACTGGAAATGTCATTTCGCGCCAGGGCCGATGTCAGATCAGGCCATTTTAAGGTGCCCGATGTTTTCTCCTTAAACTGAAGCGGAGAAACACCTGTATGTTTTTTGAACATACGCCCTAGATAATATCCGTCCGGATAACCGATGCCTGCCGCAATCTCATCCAATGTAGCGTCGGTATGCAGCAGCATCTCCTTGGCCTTGAACAAACGGAACTGAATCAAATAGTCGATTGGACTATAACCCGTGGCCTGCTTGAACTTGCGGGACAGACTTCTGGGACTGCTGCCGACCTTCTCCGCCAAAACATGCAATGTTAGGGGCTCAGCATAAGAGGATTCCACAATTTTGATGACTTTGCTGACCTGATTCGTAATGGAATAACGAGTTGCAGCATGAGGAATTTGTGCTGATACTTGCTCTACAAAAGGATAAAAAAGACTTTTTGCCTGAAAATGATGTATGGGGTTCTTTTGATTCCATAAAGCGTGTATCTGTTTTACTTGCTCATACAGCACAACAGGTGACTCAGGGGCAAAACCATAGGTTAGCTGAAATGGATTCATGTGCTCCATCATGTTGCCCAAATCGGTTCTTCCTCCACTTGGCAAGCTTGATTTGTACATAAGGTAAAACAGGTTTAATCCAGATTGTCCAGCTTCAATATGCAGCACGCTCCCTTTTCCACCATGAAGAACATAAAAACGACTCACTTCATGCTTCTGGTCGTTTATGGTCACATAGGCTTTACCCTGGATGGTGAATACAAACGTGCTCGCAGGAAATTTATATGTTAGCTCCTCGGTTGGCCCTAACTCCATATAACGTATATCCGCAATACTCACAGCAGCATAGTTCCAGAGTATGTAATAATTATTCCACATTTCATTAACCCAACTCCGTCTAAATAGATTGACTAAACAGTCCTTCACTCATTGATAACCATTATCAATCATTATTCGCAAGTAAGCAACACACAAGTGAAAAGAACTTATTACCAGCGTATCTTCATTTGCTTCTCGTAACATCCGATATATGTAAGTAGATCCACGATATAACGAAGAAGGGGAAAAGACCATGAATTCAATTTCACCTGCCTCCAAAAGCAGCTTCACCCCCGGGAGCCAAGTCTCCAGTAGAGATAAGGAAATTCAGGGACTTATGCAGCAGAAGGTTAGGCTTAATGAAGAAGTACAAGCTGTAAAATCCAATGATGAACTGGACACTAAAACCAAAGCAGCACGAATCAAATCATTAACGAGCTCCATTACGCAAATCGACACGCAGATCGCCCAGATCAAAGCAGAGGAAATGGAGGAAAAGAACAAATTAAAACAGCCTGAGAAGACCAAAGAACAACAGCCCCAGCGCAATGACGAAGCTCAACCCCCATCCATGGACCATCTAATTAAGCACAGTCAGACTTACGATCAGTTAGGTAAACTGGTCGGTTTGCGAGATCGCATGAACAGCTCCATACAAACCATTGAAGGTGAAACCAAGTTTGACCGACTGGTTCTGGAGATTAATGCTGGCAATGATGCTGGCAAATCGATGATGCTTGAAAATGCTGAACGTACGGTATTCCAGAAAAAAAGAGAAATCGTGCAGGACATCAGCTCCCAAATGAGCAAAGTAGGTCAGAAGATTGGAGAGTTGATGAAAGAGATACATCAGCCTGAACCAAAAGAATCCGTTTCGTCTCCTACACCTTCATCCTCTGTGGAAAAGGAAAATCAGGAAGTTGTTGAGGGAAATAAGGCTGAAAATAAATCGAAGATTTCCAATGGTACGCAGAATGATAAAGACCTAGGAAAAATTCAAGAGACTCAATCAAATGAATCCCCTGCCCCTTCCTTTACATCGCTCGACATTCGGGTTTGAACAGGTGACAGAGGTGATATGTAGTTTCAGACCATATTAAAAAATGGATGTTGATTCACCATATATTTTTTTATAGTAGGCATATGTCTGAGCATAATCTAAAAAAGCTCCCGACAGCTTTCGAAGCACATAACGATCATTCTGCAACAAATAATGAGCACTGGCTGCGTTCTTGAACAAAATTACGAGCTCATTGTCGGAAACAAACTGGTTCACATTTATTCCACTGCTAAGAATGAAGCGCTGCAGATCTTCATAAAGTCCAATAGTATACTTATTAGCATCATTTGTAGAAAAGAAGAAATCTAAGCTGTCACTATGATAAGAACCGTTTTTAGTAAAAGTTACATTGGCTGACCAGCCATCAAAATCAAAAGTTAGTACTTCTTCACTCTTACTTAACCATTGCTCATCTGAATATTTTTTTAAATTATCAATATGAACTATTTCTTGACCAAAATAACTCACCAAATTACCTGCTTCGAGATACTTAGAAAAGATTAGTTGTGAAATTTCAGTTTTATTCAGTAGATCCATCTCCTTTGCACTTCTTTTAAAGCATTAAAATTTATTTCATTATAACAAGAGTAGAGGTTGTAAACGCCTCCTACATGTATAAAAAACCGTTACAAAAAGGCTATTTAAGCCCGATTGTAACGGTTTTTTAGGTTTCATTATTTATGTTAAATCATAAATTTCAATCTGCTCAATACATAAGTAATCAAGAATTATTATATATCATTCCTGATCCTT
This window of the Paenibacillus marchantiae genome carries:
- a CDS encoding NAD(P)/FAD-dependent oxidoreductase, which codes for MDQHLELYDVTIIGGGPAGMYSAFYSGMRDMKTKLIEARDKLGGRMLFYPEKMIWDVGGVTPILCENLIKQLEEQARTFEPTIVFEQQIEGFERQPDGTILLTSNTGEQHWTRTVILAIGYGIYKMAKLELEGADRYEVTNLHYTVQELEPFRGKRVLISGGGDSAVDWANELEALAEQVTVVHRRDRFGGLERNVLRMRESSVDIRTPYAVDTLHSQSGEIIEQVTISHVETGESEVLDVDAIIVNHGMKSDFGPLRDWGLDLGEWHVKTTEKLQTNIPGVFAAGDFVDYGSKLYLIAGTFTDAALAVNSAKLYMDPEAEKVAYVSSHNSRFKEKNKELGVVEE
- a CDS encoding AraC family transcriptional regulator translates to MQLNEQMQSWNHAAVKILDIRRIAMEVGEIQESYLLPANAFIYSIRGAAQLKLDGKTHEAQRFCILHGGKGSSLDIRVSEKFEYYLLFYRAFLAFPTHRKTWRLSQPPQIAPFSLQYGFTPSNPLAILRYFGELEKAWDQASRLDLLQVKSLFYQFIYELLFQLAEQEVRTVLPDPIEQTLRYIQEHYREQVTLDFLAEQFNYSSRHLSMQFKRKTGHSPIDYLIQTRLTKARNLLVRSDATLREIAAEVGYTDVYYFSRIFKKHVGLSPTLYQRKIRDQTLAEDRPLQFSESSIGWRWKRGYIDYENHYQYIDGGSTSMKRRKTSSSMILVALLSITMLLSACSAGSTTTTVTGEGTNTNSSTSTAASSSSDSGSQTNNENGTRTVSTVKGDVVVPANPKRVVVLYLQGDVVALGIKPIATSDVFDGAAYKNELEGVNSLGTWFEPNPEAVIDLDPDLIIVPSEETYTLLKDIAPTVYVPYEKLTTEERLHSIASIFGKEQEADVLIDNLNSKVEESKKKLADAGILDKTASIVEGGLKEMVIVESKQYGRGSQAIYEYLEMKAPEAVQKKIDVVSDAAGSTLSMEVLPEYMGDYVFRSVYEGADNLNDNPIWNSIPAIKEGRLIEIDFDFFYYSDIYSINKQIDFVVEHLLAAPKVK
- a CDS encoding AraC family transcriptional regulator, which codes for MWNNYYILWNYAAVSIADIRYMELGPTEELTYKFPASTFVFTIQGKAYVTINDQKHEVSRFYVLHGGKGSVLHIEAGQSGLNLFYLMYKSSLPSGGRTDLGNMMEHMNPFQLTYGFAPESPVVLYEQVKQIHALWNQKNPIHHFQAKSLFYPFVEQVSAQIPHAATRYSITNQVSKVIKIVESSYAEPLTLHVLAEKVGSSPRSLSRKFKQATGYSPIDYLIQFRLFKAKEMLLHTDATLDEIAAGIGYPDGYYLGRMFKKHTGVSPLQFKEKTSGTLKWPDLTSALARNDISSGRAGRYVYNDDDNHYQYKHGGSLYMNRQTRTGMLLSILLSLTLLLSACSPGATSNSGGETAGSKGTSSVTSTVTADSQSNNSEPRIISTVKGDITVPSEPKRIVVDLYLGSLIALGIKPVGTPEMNLKNPYFIKSLEGVENIGEYETISLEKVLELQPDLIVTGDPDLFDSFSKIAPTLVVPYGELKNTHEEIAYFGKALNKEKEAESWLDDYDGRIADAKKRVSEAIDADAEVSVMQFYDKGPLAFGDNFGRGGQAVYSALGLNPPADKKEILMKDQLVEVSSESIPEFSGDYIILTADNLTVEELKSKPVWSSLDAVKNDRVFIWSPDRSWYFDPIATLDQTEELAAWFTKTADQK
- a CDS encoding FlxA-like family protein, yielding MNSISPASKSSFTPGSQVSSRDKEIQGLMQQKVRLNEEVQAVKSNDELDTKTKAARIKSLTSSITQIDTQIAQIKAEEMEEKNKLKQPEKTKEQQPQRNDEAQPPSMDHLIKHSQTYDQLGKLVGLRDRMNSSIQTIEGETKFDRLVLEINAGNDAGKSMMLENAERTVFQKKREIVQDISSQMSKVGQKIGELMKEIHQPEPKESVSSPTPSSSVEKENQEVVEGNKAENKSKISNGTQNDKDLGKIQETQSNESPAPSFTSLDIRV